GCCTCTGGAATACTGGATCCCCCGCCTTCGCGGGGGACGACGAGTTAGGGTTGGGCGGGCCACGTAATCACTGCGCCCGCAAAAACGTAAACTCGGTATCGTCATACGCCCGCCGCTCCAGCTCCTCGAAGCCATCCGGCGCTGCGAACGCGGCATCCCTGGCCTCTTCCACCACCAGGAGCGCACCCGGCGTCAGCCAGCCGCCGTCGCGCAGTGAGGCCAGCGCCTTCTCGGCCAGTTTCATGCGATAGGGCGGATCGACGAATACCAGCGAGAACGGTTCCATGGGATGCGCGGGGCCGAGATTGCTGGCGTCGCGGCGGTAGACCTTGGTGACGCCGCCCAGGCCCAGCGCCTCGACATTGTTGCGCAGCAGCGCCCTCGCCTCGGCGCCGTTGTCGACGAACAGCGCGAACTTCGCCCCGCGCGAGATCGCCTCGATGCCGAGCGCGCCGGTGCCGGCGAACAGGTCGAGCACGCGCGCGTCCGCGATCGGGTCGTCATAGGCGTGGATCAGGATGTTGAACAGCGACTCGCGCAAGCGGTCCGCCGTGGGGCGGATGTCGCGCGAGGCCGGCGACGCGAGATTGCGGCCCTTCAATCGCCCACCGACGACGCGCATCGAGCGTCACTCGTCCAGCGGCTTGATGTCGCGCTTGCCGTGATAGCCGCGCTTCGGACGGCGCGGCGGACCATAGCCGCTGGCTTCTTCCTCGTTGCGGGCGCGGGCTTCCTCGCTGCCGGTGCGCTGCACCAGCACGCGGCGGCCCTTGCGGTCGGCGATCAGGGCGCTCTTGCCGGCCGGCTTGAACGGCTTCTTGCCGCGCGGCGCGCTATCGCCGCCGGCATCTTCGATCGCTTCACCCGGCATCGGCCGGTTGAAATCCGCGCCTGCGAGTTCGGCAATCTTTTCGCCGAGCTGTTCGCGCAGCACGCGGGTCTTGACCTCCTCGACCTGGCCTTCCTCGAGTTCGCCGAGCTGGAACGGACCGTAGGACACCCGGATCAGCCGGTTCACCTCGAGCCCGAGATGCGCCATGACGTTGCGCACTTCACGGTTCTTGCCTTCGCGGATCGCGAACACCAGCCAGACATTGGCGCCCTGGTCGCGCTCCAGCGTCGCATCGATCGGGCCATACTTGACGCCGTCGACCTCGACACCCTTTTTCAGTTCGTCGAGCTGCGCCTGCGTTACTTCGCCATGGGCGCGGACACGATAGCGCCGCAGCCAGCCGGTGTCGGGCAGTTCGAGCGCACGCGCCAGCCCGCCGTCATTGGTCAGCAGCAACAGGCCCTCGGTGTTGAAATCGAGCCGGCCGATCGAGATCAGCCGCGGCAGCCCTTCCGGCAGATGGTCGAACACCGTCGGCCGTCCTTCGGGGTCGGCATGGGTGGTCATCAAGCCGCGCGGCTTGTGATACAGGAACAGCCGGGTGCGCTCGCGCGGCGGCAATGGCTTGCCGTCGACGGTGATGACGTCGTTGGCGGTGACGTCCAGCGCCGGCGAATTGATGATGCGGCCGTTGACGGTGACGCGGCCCTGCACGATCCACTCCTCGGCGTCGCGGCGCGAGGCAAGGCCGGCGCGCGACAACACCTTGGCGATGCGCTCGCCGGATTTCTTTTCGCGCGGCGGCCGGGCGGCGCGTTTCTCGAACTCGGGCTTGCGCTCACGATAGGCGCCGCGGCCGCCGAAGGCCGGGCGCTTGGCAAACACCTTGCTGTCGTCCTCGTTGTCGCGGCGCGGCCTTTCGCCTGAGGTCTCGCTGCGCGGATGCTCCTGCCAGGAACTGCCGCCCTCGCGATCCCGACGCGGCCGATCGAATTTCGGCCGGTCCTCGCGGGGACGGTCGAATTTCGGACGCTCGCGAAACGGACGATCGCCCTGGGGACGATCCCCGTGGGGGCGATCCTCGCGCGGACGCGAAAACCGCGGACGTTCATCGCCGCCACGATCCTCGCGCGGCTTGTCGTAACGGGGCTTGTCGAATTTCGGTCGATCGAAATTGCGCGCGCCATCGCGGGGCGGACGGGAATTGCGGCCGGCATGGTCGGGCGAACTGGCGTCGCGCTTCTGCCAGGGCTTGGACTCGCCATGCGCCGGACGGTCGCCAAAATCCTTGCGCGGACCGCGATCACCAGGGCCGCTATGGCGGTCCCGGGGCGCACCGCGGGAGAATTTCTTGTCGCCGCCGAATTTCCGCTCGGGCCGGTCGCCGCGGGGACGATCGCCATCGCGCGACGGACGCGCGCTGTAGGGGCGATCGCCCTGCGGTCTGTCGCCACGCGGCGTGTAGGGTCGCTTCTCGCCGCCTCCCTCTCGCGGAGTATAGGGCTTCTTGTCGCCGAATTTGCGGTCGGAAAAACGTCCAGCCGGACGCGCATCGCCGCGTTCGCTGCGGGGGGTATAGGGACGCTTCTCGCCACCGCGGTCGTCGCTGCGGGGACGGTCATCCCGGTTGAAACGCTGCGGACGATCGCCGAACGGCCGGTCGCCGCGGGGACGCGGGGCGTCACCGTAGTCGCGGCGCGGAGCGTCGCCGTCGCGCTTGCCGGCGTAGGGTTTGCCGGCCCCCGCATAGGGCTTCTTGCCGTAGGATTTCTCACCGTCGGACTTGCCGGCATAGGGGCGCCGCTCGCCCTCGCTCTTGCCGGCAAAGCCGCGCTTGGCGAACTTCTTCTCGGGTCCCCGGGCGGCGCCGGAGCGGCCCTTGCCGCCGGAGGGACGATCGCGCCGACCGCGGGAATCGTTGTTTTTATCGTTGTCGCGGGGCATGAATGTCTCTCGTGTCCAAATGAAATGGCGATCAGGCGGATGTGGACGGGCTGTCATAGCGATCACGCGCGCGCACTTGGCTCAAGGCGCATTCTCACGCAAAACCGGCATCCACTTTTGCTGAATGTGCATCTAGTAGCAGGTTTCTTCCAATGATACGAGGCATGACCGCCCCTTCTTTCATGGATTTGGCGCTTAAAACGGCCAAAAACGCCGGAAAAGCCGGCGAAGTCCCGATCGGATGCGTGATCGTGCGGGGTTTCGAGGTCATCGCCGCCGCCGGCAACCGCACCCTGACCGACCGCGATCCGACCGCGCATGCCGAAATACTGGCGCTCCGGCAAGCCGCCGAGGCGATCGGCACCGAGCGGCTGGTCGATTGCGACCTCTACGTCACGCTGGAGCCCTGCACGATGTGCGCGGCCGCGATCTCGTTTGCGCGGATCCGGCGGCTCTATTACGGCGCGGCCGATCCCAAGGGCGGCGCGGTCGACTCCGGCGTGCGGTTCTTCTCGTCTCCGACCTGTCATCATGTGCCGCAGGTTTATTCCGCCGTCGGCGAGACCGAAGCAGCGGCGTTGTTGAAGGAGTTCTTCAAGGTACGAAGGTGATAACCCTCATCCTGAGGAGCGCGCACCGCGCGCGTCTCGAAGGATGAACGCCCGCCCTCGCCCTTCGAGACGCATCGCGGAGCCTGTCATCGGGCGCGCATTCGCGCGACCCGTTGGCGATGCTCCTCAGGGTGAGGGCTCTAGCCTACCCCCGCCAGAAAAAACTCCCGCAGCGCCCTCGCCGTCGCGTCCGGATTCTCCTCCGTCAAAAAATGCCCGCTGTCGACCGGCGCGCCCGACACATCGGTCGCCCAGGTCCTCCAGGTGTCGAGCGGCGTCGCGGCCGCGCTGGCGACGCCAGCATCGCCCCACAGCGCCAGCATCGGGATGGTAATCTTCTTGCCGGCGTCGCGATCTCTCTTGTCGATCTCGAAATCGGCATAGGCCCCGGCGCGGTAATCCTCGCACATCGCATGCACGCGCGAGGGATCGCGGAACGGCGCGAGATAGTGCTGCAGCGCGCGCGGATCGATGGCGTCGAGATCCTTCGACTTGGTCTGGCTCGCCATCTTCTGCCTGAGGAAGAAATCCGGATTGCCGCCGATCAAGGTCTCCGGCAGCGGAAACGGCTGCGCCAGGAAGGTCCAGTGATAGATCTTCAGCGCATAGAGCCGGTTCATCCGTTCCCAGTAGTTGAAGGTCGGCAGGATATCGAGCACCGCCAGCCGCGACAGCCGGCCGGGATGATCGAGCGCGAGACGATAGGCGACGCGGCCGCCGCGATCATGCCCCGCCAGCGCAAAATGCACATGGCCGAGCTGCTCCATCGCCTCGACCATGGTCTGCGCCATCGTACGTTTGGTGTAGGGCGTGTGGTCCTTGTCGCTCTCGGGCATGTCCGACCAGCCATAGCCCGGCAGGTCGGCGATGATCAGCGTGAATTTGTCCGCAAGCTGCGGCGCGACGCGGTGCCACATCACATGCGTTTCGGAGAAGCCGTGCAGCAACAGCAGCGGCGGCCCCTTGCCGCCGACGCGCGCAAAGATGCGGCCCGCGCTGGTGTTGATCCATTCGGAAGCATAGCCGGGAAACAGATCGGCGAGATCGGGCATCAGGCTGGCACTCCTTCGCGGCTGACGACGGCACCTGCTTCAAACTTTGTTTGCCGTTGCCGCTGGCTGCCCCGGGATATATGCCATCGCCCAAGCCCGACCAACAATAAACCAGCACGAGGAAACTTCCGATGTCGATCGATTTCGAAATCCCGGCAGAAGCCAAGGCGATCCGCGAGAAAGTCCGTAAATGGGTGCAGGACGAATGCATCCCCGCGGAAAAGGAACTGGACACCAAGCCGCTCGCCGAAGTGCTGGGCCCGCTGCGGGCAAAGGCACGCGCGCAGGGCTTGTGGTGTCCGTGGGTGCCGAAGGAATATGGCGGCATGGGTCTCGGCCCGCTCGCCAACGCGCTGGTACAGATGGAGCTCGGTGAGAGCATGCTCGGCGCGCTCTCGATGAACACGCAGGGGCCCGACGACGCCTCGATGATGACGATCCTCGCCCACGGCACGGAATATCAGAAGGAAAAGTTCCTCAAGCCGCTGCTCAACGGCGACAAGCGCATCTGCTTCTCGATGACGGAAAAAGCCGCCGGCGCCGACGCCACGGGCATGCAGACCACGGCGGTGAAGGACGGCAACGAGAACTACATCCTCAACGGCGAAAAATGGTTCTCGTCCTCCGCCAGCGTTGCCGACATGGCGCTGGTGATAGCCAGAACCGATCCGAACGCGCCGCGCCACAAGCAACATTCGACCTTCATCGTCGAACTGCCGAATCCCGGCTACAAGATCAAGCGCAACGTGGCGAACATGGCGATCGAGGGTCCGCATGACGACATCCTGCACGGCGGCCACTCCGAGATCGAAATCAGGGATCTGAAGGTGCCGGCCGACAATTTGCTCGGCGGCGAAGGCAACGGCTTCAACATGGGCCAGCACCGCCTCGCCTACGGCAGGCTTCGCCATGGCATGCACAACGTCGCCAAGGCGCAGCGCGCGCTCGACATGGCGGCCGCGCATGTGACGAAGCGCTCGACCTTCGGCCAGCTGCTGGCCGACCGCCAGGCGGTGCAGTTCATGCTCGCCGATTGCGCCAGCGAACTCTATATCGGGCGGCTGATGCTGCTGCACATCGCCTATAAGGCGGAAAAGGGCCTGGACATCAGGCAGGAAAACTCGATCGCGAAGATCTTCCATGCCCATATGGTGCACAAGGTGATCGACACCGCGATCCAGCTCCACGGCGCCCTCGGCTTCAGCCAGGATACGCCGCTGGCCAAATGGTACACCCAGGTGCGCTCGCAGCGGCTGGTCGACGGTCCGGACGAAGTGCACAAGTGGAAGATCGGCAAGAACGTCATCAAGGCGTTCCGCGAGCACGGCACCACGGCGAGCGCCGCGGGCGGCGACTTGCTCTGAACGCAATGACGGCCGCATCCTGAGGAGCGCGCTCTCGAAGGATGGGGCCGCCTCGCCCTTCGAGACGCATCGCTGCGCGATGCTCCTCAGGGTGAGGGCGAAAGCCCGCGCGTGACAAATTTGCTAGTATCGGCATCTTGTTTCGCAAACACGGGTTCGCGTTCTCGCCGCATGATTGGCGCGAGGTTTTCGGTAAACGTCACGCCCGCCTGAAATCGGAGGGCGCAGGGAAGACCGGGTGCGCGCTGCACCCGCGGTCTCGCATGCAAATGCACATAGAGAACACGCACACGAGCATACAGGTTCAGCGGAGGCAATCCGGCCTTCCCTGCGCAATGGTTTTACGGCTTATAGCGCGCTCTCCCCGGTGACCGGGCTTTCTTGCCACCGTCGCCCGCGCTCCTTAGCGCGAACTTGACACCAGCGTCGGGGTGTCAGGACCACACGACTTCACCGTCCGCGTCCACACCGTTCGTCAAAGGCGCATCCGCGTCCATCGCATCCCACCGCGCGTTTCGTGACGATCGCGAGCCGCCCCTCTTGTCGGGTGAGACGGGCGAATCGTTAGTGCTGATTTGCCCGACGGGTTAAGCGAAATCTTGCCCGTCGGGTTGTTTTGCCGCACCAGCAACCACCGACCTCATCCTGAGGAGCCGCGCGTCTTCGCGGCGTCTCGAAGGATGGGGCCGCCCTCGCCCGACGCGCGCAAGAGCGCGCTCCTCAGCGTGAGGACGGAAGATAGAGCGCGCTAGCTTTTCGCCTTCTCTCTTGCCACCGCCTGCCAGCCAATGTCGCGGCGGCAAAAGCCCTCCGGCCATCGGATGCGGTCGACCGCGGCATAGGCGCGGCTCTGCGCTTCGCTGACGGTTTTGCCGGACGCGCAGACGTTCAGCACGCGGCCGCCACTGGCGAGAATCCTGCCGTCGCCGGCCTTGGTCCCGGCATGGAAGATTTCGACACCCTCGACCTTGGCGGCGTCATCGAGGCCCTCGATCACCGAACCCTTGCCGTAGTCGCCGGGATAGCCCTTCGCCGCCATCACCACCGTCAGCGCGGGATCGGGAAACCAGCGCAGGTCGAAGTTCTTCAATTGGCCGTCGCACGACGCCAGCATGGCCGGCACGATGTCCGACATCATCCGCAGCATCAAGACCTGGCATTCCGGATCGCCGAAGCGAACATTGTATTCGAACAGTTTTGGGCCGTCCGGCGTCAGCATGACACCGGCATAGAGCACGCCGCGAAACGGCGTGCCGCGCGCCTTCATGCCGGCGACGGTCGGCAGGATGATCCGGGACATGATCTGGTCGTGGATTTCCGGCGTCACGAACGGCGTCGGGGAATAGGCGCCCATGCCGCCGGTGTTCGGGCCCTCGTCATGGTCGAACACGCGCTTGTGGTCCTGGGCGGATGCGAGCGCGATCGCGGTCTCGCCGTCGGACAGCGCGAAGAAGCTGATCTCGCGGCCGGACAGGAATTCCTCGATCACCACTTCGGCGCCCGCTGCGCCGAACCCGCCATCGAACATCATGGCGATGGCAGCCTCCGCTTCGGCCAGCGTCATCGCCACGACGACGCCCTTGCCCGCTGCAAGTCCGTCGGCCTTGACCACGATCGGCGCGCCCTGCGCGCGGACGTAAGCCAGCGCTTCGGCCGCATTGGTGAAGCGGCCGTAGGCGCCGGTTGGAATATTGAACTCGGTGCAGAGCGCCTTGGTGAATCCCTTCGAGCCCTCGAGCTGCGCCGCCTGCTTGCTTGGCCCGAACGCCTTGATGCCGGCGACGGCGAGATCGTCGACGATCCCGGCGGCCAGCGGTGTTTCCGGGCCGACCACGACGAAATCGACGGCATGGGCGCGGCAGAAATCGATCACCGCGGCGTGGTTGGCTACATCGACCGCCACGCACTCGGCTTCCCGGGCGATGCCGGCATTGCCCGGCGCGCACCAGAGTTTCGTCACCAACGGGGAGGCTGCGATCTTCCACGCGAGAGCGTGTTCGCGGCCGCCGGAACCGAGCAGGAGGATGTTCATGAAATGCAGCCAGATCGGGGTTGGCGCGTGACGAGGCGCACGGTTTAGCACGGCGCCGGGGCGCTGCAACACACCCTGACGCGGATGTGGATATGTGGCTGCGAGCCTTAGGGCTGCCGCGCCGAGGCGGCGATGATTTCCTGCAGCGTCGCGACATGGCGGGCGAAGGCGCCGCGCCCGGCCGCGGTGGCGGTCACCGTGGTCTGCGGCTTCTTGCCGACGAACGCCTTGTCGACCGCTACATAGCCGGCCTTCGCCAGCGTCTCGATATGGGCGCCGAGATTGCCGTCGGTGGCGCCGGTGAGCTTCTTCAGCCGGGAGAATTCCAGCCCCGAGGCGGCCGGCAGCGCGTTCAGCGCCGCCATGATTTTGAGCCGCAGCGGCTGGTGGATGATATCGTCGAGTTCGGCCATCGCTTTCAGTTCCGGCGCATCCAGAGCCCGCCCAGCATCAGCCCGCCGCCATTGACCACCGCCATCCATGGCTCGAACCACGGTCCGACGAAGAAATAGCCGATCAGCGTCAGCGCGCTGATGGAAAGACCGATCACGACAAAGGCCAGGCCGACCCACAGCCCGGCGATGGTGTAGAACAGCATGAAATAGATCGGCCAGAAGGTCCCGAGTTCCCGCGGCCCGAAATGGCCGAGCGCGCAGGTCGCGAAACCGAAGGCGAAGAACAGCAGGAACGCCGCCAGCATCCGCAGATCGAAGGTGCGGACTCCGGTCCGGGAGTAGGTGAAGGCGCTGACCGCGAAGGAACCCGCGACCCCCATTGCGTTGGCGGCGATCCAGATAAAGCCGGCATGGCGCGGCCAGGCGAACGAGGCGGCGTTGGCAGCAAAGACCAGCCCGCCCCACATGATCATCAACAGGCTCGCGAGGTTGTAGATCCGCGACTGGCGGACGCGGCGCGCGATCTCGTTGATTTCGGCGAGCGCCTTTGAAGCTTGCTGGCTGTCGATCATCTCGCCCTCTTCCCCGGTCGCGGTTACGACCCGGCTGTTGCACGCGTGGCGACGTCGTCGGCAATGACCGATACCGCCTTTGGGGTGCTGACGATGCCCATGTGATTGACGCCATCGATCAGCTTGACGTCAACCGCGGGCGCGACCGCGTGCACAGCTTGGGCATATTTGTCCGCGAGCATCAGTTCG
The sequence above is drawn from the Bradyrhizobium sediminis genome and encodes:
- the rsmD gene encoding 16S rRNA (guanine(966)-N(2))-methyltransferase RsmD, producing MRVVGGRLKGRNLASPASRDIRPTADRLRESLFNILIHAYDDPIADARVLDLFAGTGALGIEAISRGAKFALFVDNGAEARALLRNNVEALGLGGVTKVYRRDASNLGPAHPMEPFSLVFVDPPYRMKLAEKALASLRDGGWLTPGALLVVEEARDAAFAAPDGFEELERRAYDDTEFTFLRAQ
- a CDS encoding pseudouridine synthase, with translation MPRDNDKNNDSRGRRDRPSGGKGRSGAARGPEKKFAKRGFAGKSEGERRPYAGKSDGEKSYGKKPYAGAGKPYAGKRDGDAPRRDYGDAPRPRGDRPFGDRPQRFNRDDRPRSDDRGGEKRPYTPRSERGDARPAGRFSDRKFGDKKPYTPREGGGEKRPYTPRGDRPQGDRPYSARPSRDGDRPRGDRPERKFGGDKKFSRGAPRDRHSGPGDRGPRKDFGDRPAHGESKPWQKRDASSPDHAGRNSRPPRDGARNFDRPKFDKPRYDKPREDRGGDERPRFSRPREDRPHGDRPQGDRPFRERPKFDRPREDRPKFDRPRRDREGGSSWQEHPRSETSGERPRRDNEDDSKVFAKRPAFGGRGAYRERKPEFEKRAARPPREKKSGERIAKVLSRAGLASRRDAEEWIVQGRVTVNGRIINSPALDVTANDVITVDGKPLPPRERTRLFLYHKPRGLMTTHADPEGRPTVFDHLPEGLPRLISIGRLDFNTEGLLLLTNDGGLARALELPDTGWLRRYRVRAHGEVTQAQLDELKKGVEVDGVKYGPIDATLERDQGANVWLVFAIREGKNREVRNVMAHLGLEVNRLIRVSYGPFQLGELEEGQVEEVKTRVLREQLGEKIAELAGADFNRPMPGEAIEDAGGDSAPRGKKPFKPAGKSALIADRKGRRVLVQRTGSEEARARNEEEASGYGPPRRPKRGYHGKRDIKPLDE
- a CDS encoding nucleoside deaminase, with translation MIRGMTAPSFMDLALKTAKNAGKAGEVPIGCVIVRGFEVIAAAGNRTLTDRDPTAHAEILALRQAAEAIGTERLVDCDLYVTLEPCTMCAAAISFARIRRLYYGAADPKGGAVDSGVRFFSSPTCHHVPQVYSAVGETEAAALLKEFFKVRR
- a CDS encoding alpha/beta fold hydrolase yields the protein MPDLADLFPGYASEWINTSAGRIFARVGGKGPPLLLLHGFSETHVMWHRVAPQLADKFTLIIADLPGYGWSDMPESDKDHTPYTKRTMAQTMVEAMEQLGHVHFALAGHDRGGRVAYRLALDHPGRLSRLAVLDILPTFNYWERMNRLYALKIYHWTFLAQPFPLPETLIGGNPDFFLRQKMASQTKSKDLDAIDPRALQHYLAPFRDPSRVHAMCEDYRAGAYADFEIDKRDRDAGKKITIPMLALWGDAGVASAAATPLDTWRTWATDVSGAPVDSGHFLTEENPDATARALREFFLAGVG
- a CDS encoding acyl-CoA dehydrogenase family protein — translated: MSIDFEIPAEAKAIREKVRKWVQDECIPAEKELDTKPLAEVLGPLRAKARAQGLWCPWVPKEYGGMGLGPLANALVQMELGESMLGALSMNTQGPDDASMMTILAHGTEYQKEKFLKPLLNGDKRICFSMTEKAAGADATGMQTTAVKDGNENYILNGEKWFSSSASVADMALVIARTDPNAPRHKQHSTFIVELPNPGYKIKRNVANMAIEGPHDDILHGGHSEIEIRDLKVPADNLLGGEGNGFNMGQHRLAYGRLRHGMHNVAKAQRALDMAAAHVTKRSTFGQLLADRQAVQFMLADCASELYIGRLMLLHIAYKAEKGLDIRQENSIAKIFHAHMVHKVIDTAIQLHGALGFSQDTPLAKWYTQVRSQRLVDGPDEVHKWKIGKNVIKAFREHGTTASAAGGDLL
- the purD gene encoding phosphoribosylamine--glycine ligase: MNILLLGSGGREHALAWKIAASPLVTKLWCAPGNAGIAREAECVAVDVANHAAVIDFCRAHAVDFVVVGPETPLAAGIVDDLAVAGIKAFGPSKQAAQLEGSKGFTKALCTEFNIPTGAYGRFTNAAEALAYVRAQGAPIVVKADGLAAGKGVVVAMTLAEAEAAIAMMFDGGFGAAGAEVVIEEFLSGREISFFALSDGETAIALASAQDHKRVFDHDEGPNTGGMGAYSPTPFVTPEIHDQIMSRIILPTVAGMKARGTPFRGVLYAGVMLTPDGPKLFEYNVRFGDPECQVLMLRMMSDIVPAMLASCDGQLKNFDLRWFPDPALTVVMAAKGYPGDYGKGSVIEGLDDAAKVEGVEIFHAGTKAGDGRILASGGRVLNVCASGKTVSEAQSRAYAAVDRIRWPEGFCRRDIGWQAVAREKAKS
- a CDS encoding winged helix-turn-helix domain-containing protein, with translation MAELDDIIHQPLRLKIMAALNALPAASGLEFSRLKKLTGATDGNLGAHIETLAKAGYVAVDKAFVGKKPQTTVTATAAGRGAFARHVATLQEIIAASARQP